The Leptospira bouyouniensis DNA window TTCAAAAGAAACAAAACAAGTGAAAATCCAATTGATGGATAGTTTTTTTGGAATGGTATTTTCGGAACTCATTGCAAACGCCGATCAAATCCAACTGAAACCAACCAGCACAAAAGAAATCCAAACTCTTCCTATGGGTGATATCCTCATCCAAGATCCAAACTCAGGCAAAAAATATACAATTCCCTTTCCTGTGATTTATTCTTACCTAACAGGAAATTATATAAACGAAATCCAAAACCAAAAAGCTAGGTTTAATACAAATGATTCTCGTGTCTATCTCACAAAACAAGATGGTGAATATGAATATTTTTTTACAGAAGGGAATTTGGATCGATTAGAGTTAACGAGTGGTAAACGTGGATTAAAGGCCATTGCAATTGTCAAATCCAATCAAAAACAAACGCATCCTCCCAAAGAAATCACAACAAAAGTGGTAAGTCTTGATACTGAAAAAGAAAATGTCCTCATCCAAATCAAATTGAAAAAATCACAAATCACCGAAGTATCCTCACAAGTATTTCGATTCTAAGAGATGAAACTTCGTTTTTTCTTTTTAGTATTTTTTTTCCCGATCCTTGTTTTTGCTTTGGATCTTCCTGAAATACAAGAAGAACCACTCGAATTACCTAAATCATTTTTCTACCAATTTCAAACGGAAACTGGCGAATCAATTTCGTATCCAAGTTCAACAAAACTCTGGTTCGGTGGGGATGTAATGTTCAATTGGGGTGTCCGCGATTCTATGCGTTCAGAGGATGTGTTTTTTCCTTTTCGAAGTTTTTTTCAATTCCTAGATCAATTTGACTTTCGTTTCATCAATTTAGAAACTCCTATTTTACACAAAACACCCACTGCTGACCAAAGAAAATCCTATGTTTTTTATGGAGAACGAAGGGACTTAACCGTTTTACGTTCATTAGGTATTGATGGGGTATTTCTCGGGAATAACCATACAATGGATTTTGGTGAAAATGGTCTCTTTGAAACCTTAAACCTCTTAGATGAATTTAAAATCTTACATACAGGCGCCGGAAAAAATACAGACCATGCCTTACAACCTATACTTGTAAAAAAAGGGAATACCGAGTTTCGATTGTTTTCTTTTTCGGATACGGGCGAAACTCGGCTTTTTTCGGGAACTAATTCACCAGGAGCAGCTTACTTCCGGGTTGCCACTGCAGAAAAGCTCATCAAAAAAACAAAACCAAATCAAGTGAATATCTTATCTGTACATTGGGGAGTGGAATACAACCCAACACCAATGGATACGGAACGAAACGCAGCAAAATATTTAATTAATGCCGGTTATAAAGTAATCATCGGACACCACCCTCATGTTCCTCAAGGGATTGAAGTGTTTCCAAAAGGCATTGTTGTGTATTCACTTGGGAATTTTTTCTTCGGCTCTAAAAACCAATATTTAAAACACAATATATCGATAGTTACACATTTTGACGGCGACAAACTGTTGTTTGTGGAAGTGATCCCTGTGTTTGGCAAACACCAAAGTTTACCTGGAGATCATTATTTTTTCCCACTAGGACCAAAAGAAGCTGAAAGTTTTTTAAAGGAGTATGCAATCCTTTGTAAACAACTCGGAACTGATTTGGTGATTTCAGGGGGAAGGGGTTATGTTTTTTTTGAAAAGGAACTAAAGGCCAAACTAAAACCGTAGTGAAACCAACTGCAAACAAGACCCAGAGCAAAAAAAGGAAAACTGAGTTCGAGTAAATTGGTTCGAATGATGGAAAACATCTGAAGAAAGAATCCAGTAAAAAATAGGAGTGCTGCGCTTCGAAGGATCCAACCTTTTTCGTATAACCAAAAATAAACAGAAACAATTGCTACATAAGAAAACAAACAAAACCATTTGAGTTGTGAAGTGGGTTTTAAGTATTCCAATGAAGGTGTCATTTCTTCTACTGTTTTGGCATCTAACACATTCAAAATCAGAATATTTTCGATGAGGTCTGCAAACCCTGCTATTACAAGTAGTAGGATCATACCCATAAAAATTTTCAAAAAAATGGGTCGAACTTTACGCCCCGCATAATGACCAGTATACGTTAAAAAAGCTAGGTAACAAAAAATAAATCCAAAATCCAAATAATGCACGCGACGGTATTCGGTTGACAAATGGAAAAATTCAATTGTATCAGGAATCCCAATTAGGTCTTGGACATGTTTCGGAGTTTCGGCCATTTCGAGGCCGAGCAGGGTGGATTCAAATCCGGAATGGTTATCGAGTGCGGGTTCTTTTGGGGTGATATGGTTTAGAAAACCAGCATACAGAGCTAAAAATAGACCAAGGCCAAGGCCCCAAACTTCAGGAAAATTTGATTTTTCACCCATAAAAATGTTAGAAATTCCATAGAATTAGATGGGATTCAGAGCTCCAAGAAGAAATTCCATTGACCCTAGGCCCTAATGGCAAAACCCTAGTGGAAACTAACAAATTCTTCTACCTACAAGTGTTTCTATGTAGGTATACCCATAGGAGAAATATGAGAAACTACGAAATCACGAATATTCTTCGTGAAGGGAATGTAGAAGAGACGAAGTCTGCCGTTAAAGAACTTCTCTCCAAATACAACTTCACGATCCAAGGCGAAGAGGATTGGGGTTCTAAAAGACTCTGGCATCCCGTTGGACAAGACGAACAAGGCCATTTTACACTCATTAAGTGTTCTGGATCTCCAGCCGAAGTTGCAAAGATTGAACATGAGTTCAAACTCAATGCGAACATTTTAAAAACCCTCGTAATTAGGGCAAATGGCTAACGATCTAAACAAAGTACTACTCATCGGTCGAATGACACGTGATCCGGAATTTAAGTCGGTGAACGGAAGTTCTGTTGTCAATTTTTCAATTGCGAATAACAGAGTTTATGTGACGAACGGCGAAAAAAAAGAGGAAACTCATTATTTCGACTGCGTTGCATGGGGCCGACTTGCTGACATTTTAAAACAATATGCAGGCAAGGGTAAACAAGTAGCAATCGAAGGTAGACTCCAACAACAGTCATGGGAAACTCCTGAAGGCAAAAAAGCCTCGAAAATCCGCGTTTATGTCGAGACCGCACAGTTATTGGGTGGGCAAGGACAAGGTGGAGGATCCGGAGACCGTTCTGACAGTTCCAATTCTTATGATTCCGGCGTAAGTAGTGGTTATGATGATTATCCAGCCGGTGATGACGACATTCCTTTTTGATAGGTGATGACAATGAGCGAAACGACAAATATTGATGATACAAGAGTAGATTCCCGTGACAGTATGGACGGGATGGATGACGACGAAAAAGGTGGTTTCCGTGGTAAAGACGGAGAAGGTAAGTTCGGTCGTAAAAATGCAAAATACAAAAAGAAAGTATGTAAGTTCTGCGCTGACAAAGCGTTACTTGCAGGACTTGATTACAAACGAGTTGATATCTTAGAAAGATTTGTGACCAACAGAGGTAAAATCATTCCAAGAAGGATCACAGGAACATGTGGCAAACACCAAAGAGCCCTTGCTCGTGAAATCAGAAAATCCAGATCCATCGGCTTATTGCCGTTTAAAGTTCTGTAGGAGTTACGGATGAAAGTTGTATTACAAAAAGACGTATTAAATCTTGGTGATGCTGGGGATGTAAAAGAAGTTGCTGATGGTTATGCTCGTAACTTTCTCATTCCAAGAAGACTTGCAGTACGTGCAAACGATGGTAACACCAAAGCTGCAATCCACCAAAAAAGACTTGCTGATCTAAAACGCGAAAAACGTGTAAAAGTGATGAAAGATCTTTCTTCTTCGATTGATGGTAAAACATACGAAGTGAAAGTAAAAGTGGGTGAGAACGACAAACTTTTTGGTTCTGTAACAGCGAATGATATTGCTCTCGCAATTAAAAACACTGGAGTAGAACTCGACAAACGTAAACTAGAGTTAGGTGAACCAATTAAGTCAGTTGGTGAATTTAAAATCAAAGTTCGTTTGGCTGAAGGTGTTGTACCTCAAATCGTAGTTAAAGTCGTCGGCCAAGCATAGTCTTACACTTACGCTTTTTCGATGAATTCTAACCCCCTTCAGGAGATAGAGTCTGAGAAGAACTTAATCGGTTACCTACTCATGAGAGGGGTAGCCGGGCAGGAAGACTTAGGTCTTAGCCCAGATGACTTTTATATGGATACCCATAGACGAGTTTTTGAGGCTGTCACGGATCTTATCAATGAAGGGACAAACATTGACCTAGTAACGGTCACAAACCAAATGCGGGAAAAACGTCTTTTTAAAGATGAATCCCGCGACCTGGAATACATCACATCTCTCTACAAAGACACTGTCCCCTTTCAACCGTTAGACTATTATGTTCGTCGAGTGAAACGTGTTTCGGACAGGCGTAAGTATGTAGAAGCATTAAGCCAAGCGATTGATAAAGTCAAAATTGAACCTGGCGAAAACGATTCTGTTTTTAGTCTTGTGGAACAATCGCTTATGGATATCTCCCGCCAAGAGAGATCCAAAGGATTACGAAAGGTCAAAGATGATGCCAATGCACTCATTGATTATATCAAAAATGTCGTGGCAGCAAGCCAAAATGGTACGGGTGGGATCAATGGTTTAAAAACCCATTTTACAGGTCTTGATATGGCAACCACAGGCCTTAAGTCTCACGAACTTATGATCCTTGCCGCGCGTCCTGGTAACGGAAAAACAACCTTTGCCCTCAACATTGCTGCCAACGCAGCTTTGAAAGAGCGTAAAACGGTAGTTATCTTTTCACTGGAGATGAGTCGGATCGAACTCCTTTTGAAACTCATCAGTGCCGATGCAAGGATTGATTCCTATGCATTAAAAGCCGGGACGTTGACATCAGCTCAGATGTCACAACTCAAAGACAGTATTGGTAATATTACATCGGCAAGTTTGTACATAGATGATTCAGGATATTTGACAATCCAAGAGTTTTCGGCAAGACTCAGACAACTTCGGACCACAGAAGAAATCGGACTTGTGATAGTGGATTATTTACAGCTGATGAGTGATCCAAAAGCAGCTATGGGTGGGCGTCAGCAAGAAGTTGCCAATATTTCGAGAGGACTCAAACAAATGGCACGTGAAGTGGGTTGCCCAATTATCGCCCTATCACAGATGAACCGTTCCATTGAAAACCGCTCCAAAGACCAAAGGCCACAACTTTCCGACTTACGGGAGTCAGGTGCCATTGAGCAGGATGCGGACATTGTATGTTTTATATATCGGGAAGAAATGGTGAAACCTCCCGAAGAGCTTGACCCAAACAAAAGGGGAATGGCTGAGATCATCATCGCCAAAAACAGAGCGGGAGCAACGGCCGATTTTCCATTGATGTTCAATCCGAAAATCAGTCGTTTCGATAACGTTCCATTATAAGAGGTTTTCAATTGAATCACTGGGTAACATCAGAATACAAAAATAGAATTAGCGCCACAAATGTCTCAGATGCATCTGTTGGAAATACATTATTCCTTTCGGGCTGGGCCTTTCGTTACCGCGACCAAGGAGGTGTGATTTTTATCGACCTTCGTGATCGTTCTGGAATTTTACAAATTGTTGCAAGGAAAGAAATCCTTGGAGATGATTTTTCCAAAGTCGAAAAAATTCGATCTGAATATGTGATTGCAGTAAAGGGAAAACTAGCTCTAAGAGATGCTGAATCCGTCAATCCGAAGATGGAAACCGGCAAATACGAGTTAATTGCCGAATCTGTTGAAATCTTAAATACATCCAAAACTCCTCCTTTCACTTTAGATGAATTTGATCCATCTGGTGAAGAAATCCGTTTGAAATATCGTTATCTTGATATGCGTAGGGAAGAACTTAGGGATCGTTTGGTTTTACGTCACAAACTAACATTTGCTTTGCGAGAGTATTTGGATAGTAAATCCTTTTTAGAAATTGAAACTCCCATTTTAAATAAATCCACACCGGAAGGAGCAAGGGATTTTTTAGTACCATCTCGTTTGAATGCAGGTGAGTTTTATGCATTACCACAATCACCTCAACTTTTCAAACAAATCCTGATGATTGGTGGGATGGAACGATACTTCCAAATCGTTAAATGTTTTCGGGATGAAGACTTACGTGCTGACCGCCAACCTGAATTCACACAACTCGATATGGAGTTTTCTTTTGTCACAGAAGAAGACATTCGTCGTGAAATTGAATCCATGTGGGCCTTTGCTTTAAAGAAGGTGTTCCAATTAGAAGTGAATGCTCCCTTTATGACCATGCCTTACCATGTCGCGATGGAAGAATATGGTTCCGACAAACCTGATATCCGTTTTGGAATGAAACTTGTGAATGTTTCGGATCATGTGAAGTCTTGTGATTTCCAAGTATTTACTGGTGCCATTGCCAGTGGTGGAGTTGTAAAAGCCATTTGTGTACCTGGTGGCTCGACAATTTCAAGAAAAGAAATCGAAGACCTCACTGCATGGCTTTCCCGTGACTTCCGTGCCAAAGGCCTTGCTTATATGAAACACGGAGTTAATGGTCTTGAATCTACCATCACCAAACGTTTTTCACCAGAAGCACTTGAGGCAATTGCAAAAGCAGTCGGATCCAAGGAAGGGGATATGGTATTCTTTGGAGCAGATACATCAAAAATTGTAAATGCTTCTCTCGGTGCCTTACGTTTGAAATTATCTGAAAAGTATGATCCACCTAAAGTTCCATTTAGTTTTCATTGGGTAGTTGACTTTCCTATGTTTGAATTGGATGAAACAACCAAATCATGGACATTCCTTCACCATCCATTTACCTCTCCGAAAGAAGAAGACTTTCAGAAACTAAGGGATTGGAAGGCAGGGAAAGAAGTTGACCTTTCGTCAATTGGTGCGAAAGCTTATGACTTGGTTCTCAATGGAACAGAAATTGGTGGTGGTTCAATTCGGATCCACAACCCAGAAATACAAAGTCTTGTTTTGGAAGCCATTGGGATTGGGGAAGAAGATGCCAAATCCAAATTTGGATTCTTACTGGATGCACTTTCTTTTGGTGCACCTCCACATGGGGGGATTGCCTTTGGTGTGGATCGGATCATGATGTTACTCACTGGTGGAACTTCTATCCGTGATGTGATTGCTTTCCCAAAAACACAAAAAGGAACTTGTATGATGAGCGAAGCACCAGGTCCTGTGGAAGCAAAACAATTAGAAGAATTAAAACTCAGGGTAGTCACTATTTAATATGGATGAAAGTTTTACATTTCAGGAAGAATCCCTCTACCAAACTGTATGTGGGATTAGTGACAGCAAACTCCCGTTATGGGAAAGTCGACTGAGTGTAAAACTCATCCCCCGTGGTAAATCCCTGATTATCCAAGGGAGTCCTGACCAAGTGCAAGTGGCACTTGATACCTTTCAAAAAGTAGAAGAAAATTTCAAACGTAGACCAGACAAGTCTGAATATTCTTTTTTTGATATCGATTATTTGGTAAACAAAGTAAAAGACTCTAGCGGTGGATGGCCAACACCTGGTTCTCCCGATTTCCAAAAGGAAGGAGAAACTTGGACTCCAAAAGATAAAATT harbors:
- a CDS encoding CapA family protein yields the protein MKLRFFFLVFFFPILVFALDLPEIQEEPLELPKSFFYQFQTETGESISYPSSTKLWFGGDVMFNWGVRDSMRSEDVFFPFRSFFQFLDQFDFRFINLETPILHKTPTADQRKSYVFYGERRDLTVLRSLGIDGVFLGNNHTMDFGENGLFETLNLLDEFKILHTGAGKNTDHALQPILVKKGNTEFRLFSFSDTGETRLFSGTNSPGAAYFRVATAEKLIKKTKPNQVNILSVHWGVEYNPTPMDTERNAAKYLINAGYKVIIGHHPHVPQGIEVFPKGIVVYSLGNFFFGSKNQYLKHNISIVTHFDGDKLLFVEVIPVFGKHQSLPGDHYFFPLGPKEAESFLKEYAILCKQLGTDLVISGGRGYVFFEKELKAKLKP
- the rpsF gene encoding 30S ribosomal protein S6, yielding MRNYEITNILREGNVEETKSAVKELLSKYNFTIQGEEDWGSKRLWHPVGQDEQGHFTLIKCSGSPAEVAKIEHEFKLNANILKTLVIRANG
- a CDS encoding single-stranded DNA-binding protein; the encoded protein is MANDLNKVLLIGRMTRDPEFKSVNGSSVVNFSIANNRVYVTNGEKKEETHYFDCVAWGRLADILKQYAGKGKQVAIEGRLQQQSWETPEGKKASKIRVYVETAQLLGGQGQGGGSGDRSDSSNSYDSGVSSGYDDYPAGDDDIPF
- the rpsR gene encoding 30S ribosomal protein S18 codes for the protein MDDDEKGGFRGKDGEGKFGRKNAKYKKKVCKFCADKALLAGLDYKRVDILERFVTNRGKIIPRRITGTCGKHQRALAREIRKSRSIGLLPFKVL
- the rplI gene encoding 50S ribosomal protein L9; this translates as MKVVLQKDVLNLGDAGDVKEVADGYARNFLIPRRLAVRANDGNTKAAIHQKRLADLKREKRVKVMKDLSSSIDGKTYEVKVKVGENDKLFGSVTANDIALAIKNTGVELDKRKLELGEPIKSVGEFKIKVRLAEGVVPQIVVKVVGQA
- the dnaB gene encoding replicative DNA helicase codes for the protein MNSNPLQEIESEKNLIGYLLMRGVAGQEDLGLSPDDFYMDTHRRVFEAVTDLINEGTNIDLVTVTNQMREKRLFKDESRDLEYITSLYKDTVPFQPLDYYVRRVKRVSDRRKYVEALSQAIDKVKIEPGENDSVFSLVEQSLMDISRQERSKGLRKVKDDANALIDYIKNVVAASQNGTGGINGLKTHFTGLDMATTGLKSHELMILAARPGNGKTTFALNIAANAALKERKTVVIFSLEMSRIELLLKLISADARIDSYALKAGTLTSAQMSQLKDSIGNITSASLYIDDSGYLTIQEFSARLRQLRTTEEIGLVIVDYLQLMSDPKAAMGGRQQEVANISRGLKQMAREVGCPIIALSQMNRSIENRSKDQRPQLSDLRESGAIEQDADIVCFIYREEMVKPPEELDPNKRGMAEIIIAKNRAGATADFPLMFNPKISRFDNVPL
- the aspS gene encoding aspartate--tRNA ligase: MNHWVTSEYKNRISATNVSDASVGNTLFLSGWAFRYRDQGGVIFIDLRDRSGILQIVARKEILGDDFSKVEKIRSEYVIAVKGKLALRDAESVNPKMETGKYELIAESVEILNTSKTPPFTLDEFDPSGEEIRLKYRYLDMRREELRDRLVLRHKLTFALREYLDSKSFLEIETPILNKSTPEGARDFLVPSRLNAGEFYALPQSPQLFKQILMIGGMERYFQIVKCFRDEDLRADRQPEFTQLDMEFSFVTEEDIRREIESMWAFALKKVFQLEVNAPFMTMPYHVAMEEYGSDKPDIRFGMKLVNVSDHVKSCDFQVFTGAIASGGVVKAICVPGGSTISRKEIEDLTAWLSRDFRAKGLAYMKHGVNGLESTITKRFSPEALEAIAKAVGSKEGDMVFFGADTSKIVNASLGALRLKLSEKYDPPKVPFSFHWVVDFPMFELDETTKSWTFLHHPFTSPKEEDFQKLRDWKAGKEVDLSSIGAKAYDLVLNGTEIGGGSIRIHNPEIQSLVLEAIGIGEEDAKSKFGFLLDALSFGAPPHGGIAFGVDRIMMLLTGGTSIRDVIAFPKTQKGTCMMSEAPGPVEAKQLEELKLRVVTI